One genomic segment of Rivularia sp. PCC 7116 includes these proteins:
- a CDS encoding DNA translocase FtsK produces MLAAGDEHNSIQNAIIYAYNQGLAKDDILEVVNFSLPDDLHNKAISIIENINSNCNSKLLYFNDLPELFNLIFNLVNQGFSEDDILNQLFNKCDLEQFEFAKYALRYIAINRIPSVWELDNVYNELIKLDINELIKRCEAIKNLQNKQVAYRIILQNFYNAFCDGEPIKWFTDIARSTTDETIIKYCDRAAVMISKAQGVEPINALESAKTDIEQLSISTTESGKLIINTLAEFKIAAEYIDAQCGPTFNRIKIKLGKGVSFKKIQDFGNDFVQQLGDTLNMDTSPMVSVVRGGAAIDIPRSDREIVYFKNYADFSLPIDIHNVVIPGGVGVDGKYVDIPLSDENVTHILGGGRTRGGKSQFEKAAILYLARRYPPSVVKLALSDVKRVTFSKFSKLPHLIAPVAKDAASSAELFSLLVQQMEARYREFEKVGCETIAEFNRKHYPELIMPRIASFTDECFDLLTDKDYCDSIELDMMKLLAKAGGAGIDIMLYTQRPDKNVINPLIRSNFPAKTAFATTRPEDSCIILGDDNTLAANLLGYGDFLYKTSTQITRLQALYVGDAEEPEYFEQLLEEAINQEDNFTAWEPNNIEEFSDSGIGSKAILNNDFAVEVNLDEQSKNSILNLYSKGYAIHEIIKAIFNITRQDGKDYKKYRSAVENFLNNEGNK; encoded by the coding sequence GATGATTTACATAACAAGGCAATTAGCATAATTGAGAATATAAATTCTAACTGTAATTCAAAATTACTTTATTTTAATGATTTACCGGAATTGTTCAATCTTATTTTTAATTTAGTTAATCAAGGTTTTAGCGAAGATGATATATTGAATCAATTATTTAATAAATGTGACCTAGAACAATTTGAATTTGCTAAGTATGCTTTGCGGTATATAGCGATTAATCGTATTCCCTCTGTGTGGGAATTAGATAATGTATATAACGAACTAATTAAGCTTGATATTAATGAATTAATTAAGCGATGCGAGGCTATTAAGAATCTACAGAATAAACAAGTTGCTTATCGGATAATATTACAAAATTTTTACAATGCATTTTGCGATGGAGAACCAATTAAGTGGTTTACTGATATTGCCCGTTCAACTACTGATGAAACAATCATAAAATATTGCGATCGCGCAGCTGTAATGATATCTAAAGCTCAAGGTGTGGAGCCAATTAACGCATTGGAATCAGCGAAAACAGATATTGAACAACTAAGCATATCAACAACTGAATCCGGAAAGCTGATTATAAATACCCTAGCTGAATTTAAGATAGCAGCAGAATATATTGATGCACAATGCGGTCCCACATTTAACCGCATCAAAATTAAACTTGGTAAAGGGGTGTCATTCAAGAAAATCCAAGATTTTGGTAACGACTTTGTGCAGCAGCTTGGAGACACTTTAAATATGGATACTTCACCAATGGTGTCCGTTGTTCGGGGTGGTGCTGCTATTGATATTCCTCGCAGCGATAGAGAAATTGTTTATTTCAAAAATTATGCTGATTTTTCATTACCTATAGATATACATAATGTTGTGATTCCCGGTGGTGTTGGTGTTGATGGAAAATACGTGGATATTCCCCTCTCAGATGAAAACGTGACTCATATCCTTGGTGGGGGAAGAACCAGAGGTGGTAAATCGCAATTCGAGAAAGCAGCAATACTTTATCTGGCACGTCGCTATCCCCCGTCAGTAGTCAAACTAGCTTTATCCGATGTTAAACGAGTGACTTTTAGCAAATTTTCTAAGTTACCCCATCTAATTGCACCCGTAGCAAAGGATGCAGCTTCGAGTGCAGAATTATTTAGTTTGTTAGTACAGCAAATGGAAGCCCGGTATCGGGAGTTTGAGAAAGTCGGTTGTGAGACGATAGCCGAATTTAACCGCAAGCATTACCCCGAATTGATTATGCCTCGGATAGCAAGTTTTACAGACGAATGTTTTGACTTACTAACTGATAAAGATTACTGCGACTCTATTGAACTGGACATGATGAAACTTTTAGCTAAGGCTGGAGGTGCGGGTATTGACATAATGCTTTACACCCAACGCCCAGATAAAAACGTTATTAATCCTTTAATTAGGAGTAATTTTCCTGCTAAAACAGCATTCGCAACTACTCGTCCGGAAGATAGCTGTATTATTTTGGGTGACGATAATACCTTAGCTGCTAACTTATTAGGTTACGGAGATTTTTTATATAAAACTTCCACTCAAATTACTCGACTTCAAGCTCTTTATGTCGGTGATGCAGAAGAACCGGAATACTTTGAGCAGCTATTAGAAGAAGCAATCAATCAGGAAGACAATTTTACTGCTTGGGAACCAAATAATATTGAAGAGTTTTCTGACAGTGGAATCGGTAGTAAAGCAATTTTAAATAATGATTTTGCTGTTGAAGTAAATCTTGATGAACAGTCCAAGAATTCAATATTAAATTTATACAGTAAGGGTTATGCTATTCACGAAATTATCAAAGCAATATTTAATATTACTCGGCAAGATGGTAAAGATTATAAAAAATATCGTAGTGCTGTAGAAAACTTTTTAAATAATGAAGGTAATAAATAA
- a CDS encoding Arm DNA-binding domain-containing protein, translating into MASKTPTGRASKGSVSVILSNGRLQLRFHFARKRYYISTGYPDTPHHRKLAKLKASEIEKDILFERFDPKDLDKYKSQIDSKEITPFTPSSTPSASQPSLVKLWDKYTDFKRSSLSPSTLAKDYTKIARCIELKLPSKSLKDAIAIRDWLVANKTANSAKRILTQLAACCQWALKSQMISHNPFFGMASEIKIPKSQSDGSDINPFSLEERDKIIQSFKDNHFYNHYAPLIEFLFMSGCRPSEAVALQWKHISDDFRTIRFEQAVVEAENGVVCKKGLKTQKKRSFPANKKLAALLESIKPENATGETKVFPSPKGKWIDVHNLTNRVWRSVLQELSGTIEYRKLYQTRHTFITAALETPIPTPDGRTKMLDAKDVAKLVGTSPKMIYEHYAGATKELFVPEF; encoded by the coding sequence ATGGCTTCTAAAACACCAACTGGCAGGGCTTCTAAAGGTTCTGTATCGGTAATTCTTTCTAATGGTCGTTTGCAGCTAAGATTTCACTTTGCTCGCAAGCGGTATTATATTTCTACTGGCTATCCCGATACGCCGCATCATCGGAAGTTAGCTAAATTGAAGGCTTCGGAAATTGAAAAAGATATTTTGTTTGAGCGGTTTGACCCCAAGGATTTGGATAAATACAAGTCACAAATCGATTCAAAGGAAATTACACCATTTACACCATCTTCTACACCATCTGCGTCTCAACCAAGTTTAGTGAAGTTGTGGGATAAATATACGGATTTTAAGCGCTCAAGCTTATCCCCAAGTACTTTGGCAAAGGATTATACTAAAATCGCTCGTTGCATCGAATTAAAGTTGCCAAGCAAATCCTTAAAGGATGCGATCGCCATCCGTGATTGGTTGGTTGCGAACAAAACAGCTAATTCTGCGAAAAGGATACTCACGCAATTAGCAGCTTGTTGTCAATGGGCGCTAAAATCCCAGATGATTAGTCACAATCCGTTTTTTGGAATGGCGAGTGAAATCAAAATCCCTAAAAGTCAATCTGATGGTTCGGATATTAATCCTTTCAGTTTGGAAGAAAGGGACAAGATAATTCAAAGCTTCAAGGATAACCACTTTTACAATCATTACGCTCCGCTAATAGAATTCCTGTTCATGAGCGGATGCAGACCATCAGAAGCTGTTGCTTTGCAATGGAAGCATATTTCAGATGACTTCAGAACAATACGATTTGAGCAAGCAGTAGTTGAAGCAGAAAACGGAGTGGTTTGTAAAAAAGGATTGAAGACTCAGAAGAAGCGTTCATTTCCAGCAAACAAGAAACTTGCAGCACTTCTAGAGTCTATAAAACCGGAAAATGCGACTGGTGAGACTAAAGTATTTCCTTCTCCCAAAGGTAAATGGATTGATGTGCATAACCTTACGAATAGAGTATGGCGTTCGGTGCTTCAAGAATTAAGTGGCACCATAGAGTATCGTAAACTTTATCAAACCAGGCATACTTTTATTACAGCTGCCTTAGAAACACCAATTCCGACTCCAGATGGAAGAACCAAGATGCTCGATGCAAAGGATGTAGCTAAGTTAGTTGGGACTAGTCCTAAGATGATTTATGAGCATTATGCTGGAGCAACTAAGGAATTGTTTGTACCAGAATTTTAG
- a CDS encoding DUF429 domain-containing protein gives MKFIGIDLGWQSQPSGLCFLELIDGKLQLQDLDRKDEIADILVWVDNCVQAPESAIIGVDAPTLIPNATGSRLPDKLTHKHFGKYHAGCYPANLGLPFAQRTVNFGLELESRGYLHAPTIEAQKLGRYQIEVFPHPAIVKLFGLDRILKYKKGKIGDRHLELKKLYNYITEILPTLEPSLNIENNSHFLKFDFLSSICTGKILKAAEDKLDSLICAYIAAYWWYWGEQRNLVLGDESTGYIVIPAESRREVLERERENKF, from the coding sequence ATGAAATTTATCGGTATTGATTTGGGTTGGCAATCTCAACCAAGCGGCTTATGTTTTTTAGAATTAATAGATGGAAAGCTGCAATTACAAGATTTAGATAGAAAAGATGAGATTGCAGATATCCTCGTTTGGGTTGATAATTGCGTTCAAGCTCCCGAAAGCGCTATTATCGGCGTTGATGCACCAACTCTTATCCCCAATGCTACCGGAAGTCGCTTACCCGACAAGTTGACTCACAAACACTTTGGTAAATACCACGCTGGATGTTACCCCGCAAATCTTGGTTTGCCTTTTGCTCAACGCACGGTAAATTTTGGTTTAGAATTAGAGTCTCGCGGGTATCTCCATGCACCAACTATTGAAGCGCAAAAGCTTGGTAGATATCAAATTGAAGTATTCCCGCATCCTGCGATAGTTAAGCTTTTCGGCTTAGACCGCATCCTCAAATATAAAAAAGGAAAAATAGGCGATCGCCATCTTGAACTTAAGAAGCTTTATAATTACATCACCGAAATTTTACCTACTTTGGAGCCAAGTTTGAATATAGAAAATAACTCGCATTTTTTAAAGTTTGATTTTTTAAGTTCAATTTGTACCGGTAAAATTCTTAAAGCAGCAGAAGACAAACTTGATAGTCTTATTTGTGCTTATATCGCTGCTTATTGGTGGTATTGGGGAGAACAGCGAAATCTGGTTTTAGGAGATGAAAGTACTGGTTATATTGTGATTCCGGCGGAGAGTAGAAGAGAGGTTTTAGAGAGGGAGAGGGAAAATAAATTTTAG
- a CDS encoding sensor histidine kinase, whose translation MLNRPLDAIVTATVSCLTAVFLYISNFIYRFEAMRHYWMSHADKLLTLERMIPQTLVPSLGIYFISCVFVIMFCYLAIAEQKSRKKAEKLTQEVEALASKLERHRIARDIHDSLGHTLTTLDVQLELANTLAKRQPENALQALDTCKQLSSQCLVEVRRAVRTMRFATFNLNEALQTLVEQVRKNRSLDICMEIKLPNLPLQTAQQLYCITKEGLTNIQKHADASKVTLRGETKFNNIVLEIVDNGKGFNPDSPQAGFGLKGMQERVDVLAGEMIIKSGNTKGTCIQVLIPFLKISRE comes from the coding sequence TTGTTGAATCGTCCCTTAGATGCAATCGTCACAGCTACAGTTAGTTGTCTAACGGCTGTATTTTTATATATATCCAATTTTATTTATCGCTTTGAAGCAATGAGACATTACTGGATGTCCCATGCCGATAAATTATTAACTTTAGAGCGGATGATTCCGCAGACTTTGGTTCCTAGCTTGGGTATTTACTTCATTTCCTGTGTGTTTGTAATTATGTTTTGCTATCTTGCTATTGCAGAACAAAAAAGCCGTAAGAAAGCGGAAAAATTAACTCAGGAAGTAGAAGCTTTAGCATCTAAGTTAGAAAGACATCGTATAGCTCGCGATATTCATGATTCCTTGGGACATACTCTCACAACTCTTGACGTACAGTTGGAGTTAGCCAATACATTAGCAAAACGTCAACCGGAAAATGCTTTACAAGCTCTCGATACTTGCAAACAACTGTCTTCTCAATGTTTGGTAGAAGTGAGACGAGCGGTACGAACAATGCGGTTTGCCACTTTTAATTTGAACGAAGCTTTACAAACTTTAGTTGAGCAGGTACGAAAAAATCGCAGTTTGGACATTTGTATGGAAATCAAATTACCGAATTTACCTTTACAAACTGCCCAGCAATTATATTGTATAACCAAAGAAGGATTAACCAATATTCAAAAACATGCTGATGCTTCTAAAGTGACTTTACGCGGAGAAACTAAGTTTAATAATATAGTTTTGGAAATAGTTGATAATGGTAAAGGCTTTAATCCCGATTCTCCTCAGGCTGGATTTGGTTTAAAAGGAATGCAAGAGCGCGTAGATGTTTTGGCTGGAGAGATGATAATTAAGAGTGGAAACACCAAGGGAACTTGTATTCAAGTTTTAATTCCTTTTTTAAAAATAAGCAGGGAATAA
- a CDS encoding collagen-like protein: protein MPNNFKELLNIQKNYFRKFSDGLTNITKITKLTSKRVQQVSKTAKEVSKAAKEAKKITDFLKKGKFKSVNPKLGNAIGFALNLASIGLSLMTINQVGKLQATQIKIDDIQSKDLGDAFSRAVNNTSKLRKIEKELLDFIKQYKDDKDRFFAETGGLQSDVTRNRELSKTAKQQANDALYETRAGRTKVEAKITQVNDYLNGLRNDVISQNIELATRANQAYQVGNDALYEVRQGRNILEGKISNLRARIASIDPTVNLNNLATRLRETNATVTRVLERANSADRKADKALQTKVQPGPRGLDGKPGRDGRPGRDGLQGPRGLTGPAGAPGRNGINGKPGRDGKDGKDVDQNQYNELLKRITLIPPLIAKVPDNTIKQMPKPLTGPQVEAATGKAMCRSTAPGGCMNRSLGNTADRINRNTNGWGRNILDKLNAGANAIQLGLLQRIDKKLGPQLPGGMSKFLNTFKEKFDKFAEWIKLDRILLTLTWVNTLHNAYMLSSSLTDTLFNAVDNIIGIFVKDINGKPIDTRGFFGKQIDSFAASLFGVQSWKDFKTTWKQYNRIYQATANMLNRITSMFNSVFNIFNVIGNRISRIGNALRWFGVIADNAFGSMNESNNFGNPIIDRLTNLEEAAESIEQVSGDILNIKENAAELKKDKENIKKEIKKLEEIEKKKEEKERSSLKIPEVRSTDVA, encoded by the coding sequence ATGCCCAATAACTTTAAGGAGTTATTGAATATTCAAAAAAACTATTTTAGAAAGTTTAGCGATGGTTTAACTAACATTACCAAAATTACAAAATTAACTAGTAAAAGAGTACAGCAAGTTAGTAAAACAGCCAAAGAAGTTTCTAAAGCGGCTAAAGAAGCTAAAAAAATAACCGATTTCCTCAAGAAAGGTAAATTTAAAAGTGTTAACCCTAAACTTGGTAATGCTATTGGTTTTGCGCTTAACTTAGCGAGTATCGGCTTAAGTTTGATGACCATTAACCAAGTAGGTAAATTACAAGCTACTCAAATAAAAATCGATGATATCCAAAGTAAGGACTTAGGCGATGCGTTTAGTAGAGCGGTTAATAATACTTCTAAATTAAGAAAAATAGAAAAAGAATTATTAGATTTTATCAAGCAGTATAAAGATGATAAAGATAGATTCTTTGCTGAAACTGGAGGATTGCAATCGGATGTAACAAGGAATCGAGAGTTATCAAAAACTGCCAAACAGCAAGCGAACGATGCGCTTTATGAAACTAGAGCCGGACGTACCAAAGTTGAAGCCAAAATTACTCAAGTCAACGATTATCTTAATGGGTTAAGAAACGATGTTATTTCTCAAAACATTGAATTGGCGACTAGAGCCAATCAAGCGTATCAAGTGGGGAATGATGCGCTCTACGAGGTAAGACAAGGAAGAAATATTTTAGAAGGTAAAATATCTAATTTAAGAGCAAGAATTGCGTCGATTGACCCGACAGTAAATTTAAATAACCTTGCGACGCGACTTAGAGAAACTAACGCTACGGTAACGCGAGTTTTAGAGCGAGCCAATTCAGCAGATAGAAAAGCCGATAAAGCTTTACAGACCAAAGTGCAACCGGGGCCGCGTGGTCTGGACGGGAAACCGGGACGTGATGGTAGACCGGGTAGAGACGGATTGCAAGGGCCTCGTGGGTTAACCGGCCCAGCGGGGGCACCGGGTAGAAATGGCATTAACGGAAAACCGGGAAGGGACGGTAAGGACGGTAAAGACGTGGATCAAAATCAATATAACGAGCTGCTAAAAAGAATTACTTTAATCCCTCCACTAATCGCTAAAGTTCCCGACAACACTATCAAGCAGATGCCTAAGCCACTAACCGGGCCGCAGGTTGAAGCAGCTACGGGTAAGGCGATGTGTAGAAGTACCGCACCCGGTGGTTGTATGAATCGTTCGCTTGGGAATACCGCCGATAGAATCAACCGCAATACTAACGGTTGGGGAAGAAATATACTCGATAAGTTGAACGCCGGTGCTAACGCTATTCAGTTGGGTCTACTGCAACGCATCGATAAAAAACTTGGGCCACAGTTACCCGGTGGAATGTCAAAGTTTTTAAATACGTTTAAAGAAAAGTTTGATAAGTTCGCTGAGTGGATTAAGTTAGACCGAATCTTGCTTACTCTAACTTGGGTAAATACATTGCATAACGCTTACATGTTAAGCAGTTCGCTAACAGATACCTTGTTTAATGCGGTTGATAATATTATTGGTATTTTTGTCAAAGATATAAATGGTAAACCTATCGATACTAGAGGATTTTTTGGCAAGCAAATTGATAGTTTTGCGGCAAGTTTATTTGGCGTTCAGTCGTGGAAAGATTTTAAAACCACATGGAAACAATACAACAGAATCTATCAAGCTACAGCAAATATGTTAAATAGAATTACTAGTATGTTTAATTCGGTATTTAATATATTTAATGTTATTGGTAATAGAATCAGTAGAATCGGAAACGCTCTAAGATGGTTTGGCGTAATAGCTGACAATGCATTTGGATCTATGAATGAAAGTAATAATTTTGGTAATCCAATCATTGATAGATTAACTAATTTAGAAGAGGCCGCAGAATCGATAGAACAAGTTAGTGGAGATATTTTAAATATCAAGGAAAATGCTGCCGAGCTTAAAAAAGATAAAGAAAATATCAAGAAGGAGATTAAGAAATTAGAGGAGATTGAAAAGAAAAAAGAAGAGAAAGAACGTAGTAGTTTGAAAATACCAGAAGTTAGAAGTACGGACGTAGCATGA
- a CDS encoding N-acetylmuramoyl-L-alanine amidase, which produces MKIAIDLGHNVRCDGGAVGIKRENDLIMAVGENVIYRLRKSGHQVVECKPTWASSVYDSLNRRVQTANSFRADVFASIHFNAFNGQAYGTEVYAISTKGKAIARKVVNNISALGYYNRGVKHKAFHVLRYTSMPAILVECCFCDSWRDMNLFDADKMAQAILRGLLQ; this is translated from the coding sequence ATGAAGATTGCAATTGACCTCGGGCATAACGTCCGGTGTGACGGTGGCGCTGTGGGCATCAAGCGCGAGAATGATTTAATTATGGCTGTCGGTGAAAACGTAATTTACCGATTGCGTAAATCCGGACATCAAGTTGTCGAATGTAAACCCACTTGGGCCTCATCCGTATATGATTCCCTTAACCGTCGAGTGCAAACCGCTAACAGTTTTAGAGCAGATGTCTTTGCTAGTATTCATTTTAATGCTTTTAACGGTCAGGCTTATGGTACTGAGGTTTACGCAATCAGTACCAAAGGAAAGGCAATAGCTAGAAAAGTAGTTAACAATATTTCTGCACTTGGGTACTACAATCGTGGCGTTAAACATAAAGCATTTCACGTACTCAGATACACCTCAATGCCAGCAATTCTTGTGGAGTGCTGTTTCTGCGACAGTTGGCGCGATATGAACCTGTTTGATGCTGATAAGATGGCCCAAGCTATTTTAAGGGGCTTGTTACAATAG
- a CDS encoding ATP-binding protein — protein MIPELVLLGEVIISAPTPIRSARLEHPFKFEIPLVVGSILGAAAGGVLMASTTTESSRLQQSQVAEVEVEKELKVENERPIPNTQYPTPETETEILDFYNWDDLEDEAVGVLIFGNSGSAKTSLACWLAGKLTANKPAQVLALDPHANRNPLWRELGIKVLSDFTLIERQLEALENLLDLRREADYQPKEDDFLIVFTDELGACLKNFDDSTRVERTLERLGSEGRKYDIMFIAMNQSSNVEDIGISAQNRNNFVLILTGASAATYAESRWKQFDKRNQWIQQQAYPCVLTGAVRASIAIHPTDGDYKTFKKKGNPPIGINPINQLPLTISLADNDTPPELSSEAEKLLKWFNSKTVSPDSKFGIRNIQQSRPLGHKSHKNEAIKPIINELVENSLIEKDSEDNYQLVKTC, from the coding sequence ATGATACCAGAGTTGGTATTACTTGGGGAGGTGATTATATCTGCACCTACTCCCATTCGATCAGCTCGCTTAGAGCATCCTTTTAAATTTGAAATTCCATTAGTTGTTGGAAGTATTTTAGGTGCTGCTGCTGGTGGCGTGCTTATGGCTAGTACTACCACCGAATCAAGCCGATTGCAGCAATCACAAGTTGCTGAGGTTGAAGTCGAAAAAGAGTTAAAGGTTGAAAATGAAAGACCAATACCCAATACCCAATACCCAACACCCGAAACAGAAACAGAAATATTGGACTTTTATAACTGGGATGATTTAGAAGATGAGGCCGTAGGCGTACTTATTTTTGGTAACAGTGGCAGCGCTAAAACTTCACTAGCTTGTTGGCTGGCTGGCAAGCTAACTGCCAACAAACCCGCCCAAGTTTTAGCACTAGATCCACATGCTAACCGGAATCCGCTGTGGAGGGAGTTAGGTATCAAGGTACTTAGCGATTTTACCTTGATTGAGCGACAACTCGAAGCATTAGAAAATTTGCTAGACCTGCGGCGTGAGGCAGATTATCAACCTAAAGAAGATGATTTTTTGATTGTCTTTACGGATGAATTGGGAGCTTGCCTTAAAAACTTTGATGATTCAACCCGCGTTGAAAGGACATTAGAGCGCTTGGGGAGTGAAGGTAGGAAGTACGACATCATGTTTATCGCTATGAATCAGTCGTCAAATGTAGAGGATATAGGAATATCAGCACAAAATCGCAATAATTTTGTACTAATTTTAACAGGTGCTTCAGCTGCAACATACGCAGAAAGCAGATGGAAACAGTTCGATAAACGCAACCAGTGGATACAACAGCAAGCTTACCCCTGTGTATTGACTGGAGCAGTGCGAGCTTCCATAGCTATACATCCCACGGATGGCGACTATAAAACATTCAAGAAAAAAGGTAATCCACCAATTGGAATTAACCCAATCAACCAATTACCATTAACCATTTCACTAGCAGACAATGATACTCCACCAGAGTTAAGTTCAGAAGCAGAAAAACTACTGAAATGGTTTAACAGTAAAACTGTTTCACCAGACAGCAAATTCGGAATCAGAAACATTCAGCAATCGCGCCCTCTCGGACATAAAAGTCATAAGAACGAAGCAATTAAACCCATAATAAATGAACTGGTTGAAAATAGTTTGATTGAAAAAGATAGCGAGGATAATTACCAACTCGTAAAAACTTGTTGA
- a CDS encoding helix-turn-helix transcriptional regulator: MERAKKEPLSIMSLRKRAGLSQRQVAQAIDVQTATVGRWEQGSVSPRLTPSQTKKLLEVFNCSLDDLIEAFEGAKISSTST, encoded by the coding sequence ATGGAAAGAGCAAAGAAAGAACCCCTGAGCATAATGTCGTTAAGGAAAAGAGCCGGATTGTCTCAAAGGCAAGTAGCGCAAGCCATAGACGTTCAGACCGCAACTGTCGGGAGGTGGGAGCAAGGTAGCGTCTCACCTCGCTTAACTCCGTCCCAAACAAAAAAGTTGCTTGAGGTTTTTAACTGTTCTCTTGATGACTTAATAGAGGCATTTGAGGGGGCAAAAATTTCTTCGACTTCAACTTAG
- a CDS encoding KGK domain-containing protein: MTERIILNDDDVVSMDKDENLTYKPTSRVDEIKNEIMERFDDDYREWAREGITCQCLSVKGGGWLKGKVRIEVSFELEFTPDKTSASPSASSLNDLREQLDL, encoded by the coding sequence ATGACGGAACGAATTATTTTGAATGATGACGATGTGGTTTCGATGGATAAGGATGAAAACCTTACATACAAACCAACATCAAGAGTTGACGAAATCAAAAACGAAATCATGGAACGCTTTGACGATGATTATCGCGAGTGGGCAAGGGAGGGCATTACGTGCCAATGTCTCTCAGTCAAAGGCGGTGGTTGGCTAAAAGGTAAGGTTAGGATTGAAGTAAGCTTTGAGCTTGAATTCACTCCAGATAAAACTTCAGCATCTCCATCAGCATCATCTTTGAACGACTTACGCGAACAACTAGATTTATAA